Within the Maribacter sp. BPC-D8 genome, the region TCAGTTACCGATTTACCAGTAATGTAATTGACTCCACCATAAAAATTAATAATCGGTAGTTTTGTAGATACTACAGCACCAAAAGCCCAGCTGCTAATTTCTGCTTCTATTCTTTGATTTTCACCATCAACTAAATTGGCATTTGCTAAATCATAATCACCACTAATATTGGTATACCCTATAACCGCTGAAATAGCCACTGGTAAAATTTTATCTGCCGGTAATAATTTAGTGAAATCATGTTGTATACCTAAACCGAACAAACCAATAGATGCATCTTCATATTCCATTTTAGGTAGAAATCTTGCTTTTATCTCAGTCCCTTTAATTAAACCTACACTTGCTTGTACATATCCTGATGGAACAAAATCGATATCTTCTCCTGATAAACCAGATGGCAGCTCAAAAGTCTCACGAACCGTAACACCCAACACCTCTCCTTCAACAAATACTTCTGTACCAGAAATATCGCCTAAGGCAGTTGAAACGGGTCTTGCCACACCAGGGTTCTCTACAAAATCTAAATTTTGATAATCATTAGGATCTAAGATAAAAGTCTTCTTATCCTCTTTATTCTTAAATCCGGTAATATTACCAATGATTGAAATTTCAAATCCGCCTAAGGGTTTTGCATCAGCGGTATTATACCAACCTGTAGACATGCTATAAACAACACTTTCAGAAAGCGGAGCCATATAATCTGCTGTAAATGTTTCTGCATCTTCAACACCTGCAGAAAGCACATTATTGAAATCTGCTTGAGCAGAAGCAGTTAAGCACGTACCAACAAAAATGGAAGTAAGTAGATTTTTCATATTTCTAATTTTACCTAAAACTAAAAAACCTGCGCTGTAGGCGCAGGTTTTTGTTGTGTAAGTGGTATTTTCTATGTGTCAATGTTTGCATAAACAGCATTTTTCTCAATAAATTCTCTTCTTGGTGGCACTTCGTCACCCATAAGCATTGAGAAAACACGATCCGATTCTGTCGGATTTTCAATTTGTATTTGACGTAGTGTTCTAAAATCAGGGTTCATTGTAGTATCCCACAATTGAGATGCATTCATCTCTCCAAGACCTTTGTATCGTTGAATACTAACACCACCACTGTAGCTATCAGCAATTTCATCACGCTCTTTATCACTCCAAGCGTATTGTTTTTTCTGACCTTTTTTCACCAAGTATAAAGGCGGAGTAGCAATATAAATATGCCCTTGCTCTACCAACTCTTTCATGTAACGGAAGAAAAAAGTTAAAATAAGTGTTTCAATATGGCTACCATCGACATCGGCATCACACATGATGACTACCTTATGATATCTTAATTTCGAAAGGTTCAATGCTTTACTATCTTCTTCGGTACCAATAGTTACGCCTAAAGCGGTGTACATATTTTTGATTTCTTCGTTTTCAAAAACCTTATGTTGCATGGCTTTTTCAACGTTCAAAATCTTACCTCTTAAAGGCAGAATCGCTTGAAAATTACGATCACGACCCATTTTTGCAGTTCCACCCGCCGAATCACCCTCGACAAGGAATATCTCACATTTTTCAGGATCTTGTTCTGAACAATCTGATAATTTACCAGGTAAACCACCACCACTCATTACATTCTTACGCTGAACCATTTCACGAGCTTTAGAAGCTGCATGTCTAGCTTGCGCTGCAAGAATTACTTTTTGAACAATAGTTTTAGCATCGTCTGGGTGCTCTTCTAAATAATTTGTCAGCATTTCAGACACTGCCTGACTTACTGCTGCAGAAACCTCGCGGTTACCTAATTTTGTTTTCGTCTGACCTTCGAATTGAGGTTCAGCAACTTTTACAGATACAATTGCCGTTAGACCTTCACGGAAATCATCTCCTTGAATTTCAAACTTCAATTTATCTAACATTCCAGAAGCATCTGCATATTTCTTTAAAGTAGAAGTTAAACCTCTTCTAAATCCAGATAAATGCGTACCACCTTCGTGTGTATTAATATTGTTTACGTAAGAATGAAGATTCTCTGTGTAACTCGTATTATAAATCATAGCCACTTCTACAGGGATGTCATTTTTCTCCCCTTCCATAGAAATAACGTCTTTAATCAAAGACTCGCGGTTACTATCTAAAAACCTAACAAACTCTTTAAGACCTTCAGTAGAAACGAAGGTTTCACCAACGTATTCACCTTTTTCATCTTTCTGGCGCTTATCAGTAATACTGATAGTAACACCTTTGTTCAAGAAAGAAAGCTCACGCATTCTGTTCGCTAAAGTCTCGTAGCTATATTCTATAGTTTGAGTGAAAATGGTATCATCTGGGTGAAAAGTAACCTCAGTACCTCTTTCTGTAGTCTCTCCTATTCTTTTAACAGGATATAATGCCTTACCTCTAGAGTATTCTTGTTGCCAAATAACACCCTCTTTAAATACCTTTGCAGACAAATGATCTGAAAGTGCATTAACACAAGAAACACCAACACCGTGAAGACCACCAGAAACTTTGTAAGAATCTTTATCGAACTTACCACCTGCACCAATTTTGGTCATTACAACCTGTAATGCAGATACACCTTCTTTTTTGTGAAGATCGACAGGTATACCCCTACCGTTATCTCTGGTAGTTACAGAATTATCTTCATTTATGATTACACTAATGGTGTCGCAATGACCACCCATAGCCTCATCAATAGAGTTATCTACTACTTCATATACCAAATGGTGCAAACCACGGACCCCAACATCACCAATATACATGGATGGACGCATACGTACGTGCTCCATACCCTCTAAGGCCTGAATACTATCTGCCGAATAATTTTTCTTATTTGCTTCTTCGCTCATAAAATTATGGTTGTTTTACTTCAAATTTTGCAATCTTACAAATATACGCAATACCCCATGAAATATAGCCTTTCTAGCTATTACACTAAAGCAAGTTATCAACAATAATTGTGGAAAATTAGCCATTAGGACTCAAAAAGCAGCGAAAGTTACCTTTTACGTCTAAACTACGGTAAAAGAGACATATAGCGTATTAGAATACGTCTGACGAAAGAATGAAAAAAATTGACGATCCTCTTAGAAGTGCATAATTCTTAGATTTTCATTAACATTTTAAAGCCAAAATTAACGGGATTAAAACCGATGTGTGCGCTATCGATCAAATCAAGAAAATATTAAGATTTCGTTTACATATGGCTTTTAACTTAGCTGTAAATCTTAAAACAATATATCATGAACGAGGAACAATTTAAAGGAAAATGGAATATAGCAAAAGGGAAGCTTAAGCAACAATATGCTGACTTAACAGATGATGACCTTACCTACGCGGAAGGAAAATCTGATGAGCTATTAGGAAGAATTCAAGAAAAAACCGGAGAGTCTAAAGAGAAATTGAAGAAAATGATAAACGACTTATAGTCTACTTCATTTTTATAAAAAAGCAAACCCCGTCTACAAAGTAGACGGGGTTTTGACAATAGATATAATGACTAATTCAAACCCTATTGTTTAACGTATGCTTCACTATGTACATTAGCTATTGCTCTACCAGAAGGGTCATTCATATTTTTAAATGCTTCATCCCATTCTAAAGCTGTCGCTGTACTACAAGCTACACTTGCCTCTTGCGGTACACTTAAAGCTGCAGCATCACTAGGAAAATGCCCTTCAAAAATTGTTCTATA harbors:
- a CDS encoding DUF6588 family protein; this encodes MKNLLTSIFVGTCLTASAQADFNNVLSAGVEDAETFTADYMAPLSESVVYSMSTGWYNTADAKPLGGFEISIIGNITGFKNKEDKKTFILDPNDYQNLDFVENPGVARPVSTALGDISGTEVFVEGEVLGVTVRETFELPSGLSGEDIDFVPSGYVQASVGLIKGTEIKARFLPKMEYEDASIGLFGLGIQHDFTKLLPADKILPVAISAVIGYTNISGDYDLANANLVDGENQRIEAEISSWAFGAVVSTKLPIINFYGGVNYITGKSVTDVLGTYRVTSGPFASETYEDPFSITKKVNGVTGTLGTKLKLGFFRLNAEYNLGEFNTATVGINFGFR
- the gyrB gene encoding DNA topoisomerase (ATP-hydrolyzing) subunit B, with translation MSEEANKKNYSADSIQALEGMEHVRMRPSMYIGDVGVRGLHHLVYEVVDNSIDEAMGGHCDTISVIINEDNSVTTRDNGRGIPVDLHKKEGVSALQVVMTKIGAGGKFDKDSYKVSGGLHGVGVSCVNALSDHLSAKVFKEGVIWQQEYSRGKALYPVKRIGETTERGTEVTFHPDDTIFTQTIEYSYETLANRMRELSFLNKGVTISITDKRQKDEKGEYVGETFVSTEGLKEFVRFLDSNRESLIKDVISMEGEKNDIPVEVAMIYNTSYTENLHSYVNNINTHEGGTHLSGFRRGLTSTLKKYADASGMLDKLKFEIQGDDFREGLTAIVSVKVAEPQFEGQTKTKLGNREVSAAVSQAVSEMLTNYLEEHPDDAKTIVQKVILAAQARHAASKAREMVQRKNVMSGGGLPGKLSDCSEQDPEKCEIFLVEGDSAGGTAKMGRDRNFQAILPLRGKILNVEKAMQHKVFENEEIKNMYTALGVTIGTEEDSKALNLSKLRYHKVVIMCDADVDGSHIETLILTFFFRYMKELVEQGHIYIATPPLYLVKKGQKKQYAWSDKERDEIADSYSGGVSIQRYKGLGEMNASQLWDTTMNPDFRTLRQIQIENPTESDRVFSMLMGDEVPPRREFIEKNAVYANIDT
- a CDS encoding CsbD family protein, with amino-acid sequence MNEEQFKGKWNIAKGKLKQQYADLTDDDLTYAEGKSDELLGRIQEKTGESKEKLKKMINDL